The Paracoccus sediminicola genome has a segment encoding these proteins:
- a CDS encoding Lrp/AsnC family transcriptional regulator: protein MTAPRLDDRDIAILATLSREGRIAKTDLAAKVNLSPTPCWERMKRLEKSGLIRGYRAEIDLAALGPHVQVFVTLELDSHRAESFQIFERTIAAMSEITGCWAIGGGYDYLMQVVAADVAAFQELMDGLLESRAGVRRYYSYIVTKPVKNEPPASAMLTP, encoded by the coding sequence ATGACCGCGCCTCGCCTGGATGACCGTGATATTGCTATTCTCGCGACCCTCTCGCGCGAGGGACGTATTGCGAAAACCGATCTTGCCGCGAAAGTGAATCTGTCGCCCACCCCCTGCTGGGAGCGGATGAAGCGGCTGGAGAAATCCGGCCTGATCCGCGGCTATCGTGCCGAGATCGACCTGGCGGCGCTCGGCCCCCATGTGCAGGTCTTCGTCACGCTCGAGCTTGACAGCCACCGCGCCGAGAGCTTCCAGATCTTTGAACGGACCATCGCAGCCATGTCCGAGATCACCGGATGCTGGGCCATCGGCGGCGGTTATGATTATCTGATGCAGGTGGTCGCCGCGGATGTGGCAGCGTTTCAGGAGCTCATGGACGGGCTCTTGGAAAGCCGCGCCGGGGTGCGGCGCTATTACAGCTATATCGTGACCAAGCCGGTAAAGAACGAACCACCCGCCTCGGCGATGCTCACCCCGTGA
- a CDS encoding NAD-dependent succinate-semialdehyde dehydrogenase → MLDDPKTELARSLNDPELLSTTGDFAGEGRLAVRDPASGEVIAKVTMSDAVGARAAVDAAQKAFYGWAAMLPQDRAGILHRWYDLILAAKEDLATIMVAEQGKPISEARGEINYAASFVQFYAEEALRPNIEGVTSHLPDAEMELWREPVGVAALITPWNFPCAMITRKAAAALGAGCTVVVHPSAETPLSALALSVLARRAGFPDGVYNTVIGDAATIVGEWTADKRVRALSFTGSTEVGRLLYRQSADTVKRLVMELGGHAPFIVFQRADLDRAVAEGIKAKFATSGQDCLGANRFYIHRDIYDEFCTRFTSAVETLSLGRGMDDPDIGPLIHDRQIEKQKAHVADAVKKGARLLTGGEVDDSLGPLFFKPTVLADVPDDAAIMREETFGPVAALTPFDSEEEVYARANDSEYGLVAYVHSLDPRRIYRATRALQYGMVAVNRTKVTGAPIPFGGMKQSGIGREGARQGLEAFTEIKYVCRDWG, encoded by the coding sequence ATGCTGGACGACCCCAAGACCGAGCTGGCCCGCAGTCTTAACGATCCCGAATTGCTCTCGACCACGGGAGATTTCGCCGGAGAGGGCCGTCTTGCGGTGCGCGACCCCGCCAGCGGCGAGGTCATCGCGAAGGTCACGATGAGCGACGCGGTCGGCGCTCGTGCCGCAGTAGACGCCGCGCAGAAGGCTTTTTACGGCTGGGCCGCCATGCTACCCCAGGACCGCGCAGGGATCCTGCATCGCTGGTATGATCTGATCCTTGCCGCGAAAGAGGATCTCGCCACGATCATGGTCGCAGAACAGGGCAAGCCGATCAGCGAGGCACGCGGAGAAATCAATTATGCCGCCAGCTTCGTGCAGTTCTATGCCGAGGAAGCGCTGCGCCCGAATATCGAAGGCGTGACCAGCCACCTGCCCGACGCCGAGATGGAGCTTTGGCGCGAACCTGTCGGCGTTGCCGCGCTTATCACGCCGTGGAATTTCCCCTGCGCGATGATCACCCGCAAGGCGGCGGCGGCGTTGGGGGCGGGCTGCACGGTGGTGGTGCATCCCTCTGCCGAGACGCCGCTATCCGCGCTGGCGCTTTCGGTTCTGGCGCGGCGGGCCGGCTTCCCGGATGGGGTCTATAACACCGTGATCGGCGACGCCGCGACCATCGTCGGCGAGTGGACCGCCGACAAACGGGTGCGGGCGCTGTCCTTCACCGGCTCGACCGAGGTGGGGCGGCTGCTCTACCGTCAATCCGCCGATACGGTGAAGCGGCTGGTGATGGAGCTGGGCGGTCATGCGCCGTTCATCGTCTTTCAGCGCGCCGATCTGGACCGCGCGGTGGCCGAGGGGATCAAGGCAAAATTCGCCACTTCGGGACAGGATTGCCTGGGCGCGAACCGCTTTTACATCCATCGCGATATCTACGACGAATTCTGCACGCGCTTCACCAGCGCCGTCGAGACGCTGAGCCTTGGGCGCGGCATGGATGATCCCGATATCGGCCCTCTGATCCATGATCGCCAGATCGAGAAGCAGAAGGCGCATGTCGCGGATGCGGTGAAAAAAGGCGCGAGGCTGCTGACCGGCGGTGAGGTTGACGACAGCCTCGGTCCGCTGTTCTTCAAACCGACGGTGCTGGCCGATGTGCCCGATGATGCGGCGATCATGCGCGAGGAAACCTTCGGCCCGGTCGCGGCGCTGACGCCCTTCGACAGCGAGGAAGAGGTCTATGCCCGTGCCAATGACAGCGAATACGGGCTGGTGGCCTATGTCCACAGCCTCGACCCGCGCCGCATCTATCGCGCCACGCGGGCGCTGCAATACGGCATGGTCGCGGTGAACCGCACCAAGGTGACCGGTGCGCCGATCCCGTTCGGTGGGATGAAACAATCCGGCATCGGGCGTGAGGGTGCACGGCAAGGGCTCGAAGCTTTCACGGAGATCAAATATGTCTGCCGTGATTGGGGATGA
- a CDS encoding aspartate aminotransferase family protein: MLTNDELAKWDRENFMHPSTHLAQFARGEAAQRIVTGGEGVFITDRDGNRLLDGFAGLYCVNVGYGRTEISEAIAKQAHELAYYHAYAGHGSEANITLSKMVMDRAPEGMARVYFGLGGSDANETNVKLVWYYNNILGRPEKKKIISRWRGYHGSGLVTGSLTGLELFHKKFDLPLAQVIHTEAPYYFRRPDAAMSEADFTAHCVQKLEELIEAEGADTIAAFIGEPVLGTGGIVPPPEGYWDAIHKVLKKHDILLIVDEVVTGFGRLGTMFGSDHYGLKPDLITCAKGLTSAYAPLSATLVGQRMWDVLMKGNDEFGVLGHGWTYSAHPIGAAAGIANLKLIDELGLVQNAGDVGAYLNKAMADAVGGHAHVGEVRGEGMLCAVELVADKEKREFFPASEGRGAKVVGAMAKRGVISRAMPQGDILGFAPPLCLSRDEADQIVEATRGAIQEVLG, encoded by the coding sequence ATGCTGACCAATGACGAACTCGCCAAATGGGACCGCGAGAATTTCATGCACCCCTCGACCCATCTCGCGCAATTCGCGCGGGGCGAGGCCGCGCAGCGCATCGTGACCGGCGGCGAAGGCGTCTTCATCACCGACCGCGACGGCAACCGGCTGCTGGACGGGTTTGCCGGGCTGTACTGCGTCAATGTCGGCTATGGCCGGACGGAGATCAGCGAGGCCATTGCCAAGCAGGCGCATGAGCTGGCCTATTACCACGCCTATGCGGGTCATGGGTCGGAAGCCAATATCACGCTCTCGAAAATGGTCATGGACCGCGCGCCGGAAGGCATGGCGCGGGTCTATTTCGGGCTTGGCGGATCTGACGCGAACGAAACCAACGTCAAGCTGGTCTGGTATTACAACAATATCCTCGGCCGGCCCGAGAAGAAGAAGATCATCAGCCGCTGGCGCGGCTATCACGGCTCGGGGCTGGTCACCGGCTCGCTGACCGGGCTGGAGCTGTTCCACAAGAAATTCGACCTGCCGCTGGCACAGGTGATCCATACCGAGGCGCCCTATTACTTCCGCCGCCCCGACGCCGCCATGTCCGAGGCCGATTTCACCGCCCATTGCGTGCAGAAGCTCGAAGAGCTGATCGAAGCAGAAGGCGCCGACACCATCGCCGCCTTCATCGGCGAGCCGGTTCTGGGCACGGGTGGCATCGTGCCGCCGCCGGAAGGCTATTGGGACGCGATCCATAAGGTACTGAAAAAGCACGATATCCTGCTGATCGTCGATGAGGTCGTGACCGGCTTCGGGCGGCTGGGGACCATGTTCGGTTCGGATCACTACGGGCTGAAGCCGGATCTGATCACCTGCGCCAAGGGGCTGACCTCGGCCTATGCGCCGCTCTCGGCCACGCTTGTCGGGCAGCGCATGTGGGATGTGCTGATGAAGGGCAATGACGAATTCGGCGTGTTGGGCCACGGCTGGACCTATTCCGCCCATCCCATCGGGGCCGCGGCCGGGATCGCCAATCTCAAGCTGATTGACGAGCTTGGGCTGGTGCAGAATGCGGGCGATGTGGGGGCCTATCTGAACAAGGCGATGGCCGATGCGGTGGGCGGTCATGCCCATGTCGGAGAGGTGCGCGGCGAAGGCATGCTCTGCGCGGTCGAGCTGGTGGCCGACAAGGAAAAGCGCGAATTCTTCCCAGCCTCGGAAGGCCGTGGCGCCAAGGTCGTCGGCGCAATGGCGAAGCGCGGCGTGATCTCTCGCGCCATGCCGCAGGGCGATATTCTGGGCTTTGCCCCGCCGCTTTGCCTGTCGCGGGACGAGGCCGACCAGATTGTCGAGGCAACCAGGGGCGCGATCCAAGAAGTGCTGGGTTAA
- a CDS encoding dienelactone hydrolase family protein has product MKRRWYWLVAGLFVLAMAVLGANTVRHRLGLVVYQHTPAEQRARLAEYWRMVPPETPLSEAGAIVLSGCDGVRDNMDFWAGFLSDREHDALILDSHSPRGLDDFETWRLLCVGQVLPGAQRAGDLAVALAETSRDDMLLLGASHGGWTVLEFLRQALTEELPPGLSEWPAAPQQLLARVGAAVVLYPYCGALNGAAEGDWSMMPPVLMVIAAEDELGLTEDCVAMAEALQDRGATVETPVYEGAGHGFDQKERAAFSVLEYRPDLRARAAADVAGFLERHGL; this is encoded by the coding sequence CGGCACCGGCTGGGCCTCGTCGTCTACCAGCACACACCGGCCGAACAGCGGGCCCGGCTGGCCGAATACTGGCGCATGGTGCCGCCCGAGACGCCGCTTTCCGAGGCCGGGGCCATCGTGCTGTCCGGCTGCGACGGGGTGCGTGACAATATGGATTTCTGGGCTGGCTTCCTGTCGGATCGCGAGCATGACGCCCTGATCCTCGACAGCCATAGCCCGCGCGGGCTCGATGACTTCGAGACCTGGCGGCTGCTATGCGTGGGTCAGGTGCTGCCCGGCGCGCAGCGCGCGGGCGATCTGGCCGTGGCCTTGGCCGAGACCTCTCGCGATGACATGCTTCTGCTGGGCGCCTCGCATGGCGGTTGGACGGTGCTTGAGTTTCTGCGCCAGGCCCTGACCGAAGAGCTGCCGCCGGGGCTCAGCGAATGGCCGGCCGCGCCGCAGCAGCTTCTGGCACGTGTCGGCGCGGCGGTGGTGCTGTATCCCTATTGCGGCGCGCTGAACGGCGCGGCAGAAGGCGACTGGTCCATGATGCCGCCTGTTCTGATGGTCATCGCCGCAGAGGACGAGCTGGGTCTCACCGAGGATTGCGTTGCGATGGCGGAAGCGCTGCAAGATCGCGGCGCAACCGTTGAGACGCCGGTCTATGAGGGGGCCGGTCATGGCTTCGATCAGAAGGAGCGAGCAGCATTCTCGGTGCTCGAATACCGGCCCGATTTGCGGGCGCGGGCGGCGGCGGATGTTGCCGGCTTTCTTGAGCGCCACGGGCTTTGA